The DNA window GATGCAACGCCACATACGAGGGGAGAGTTTAGCATACTGGAGTGCTGTGAACGCAGCGGAAATGACGGGGTGGGGGATGCTCATTTTTTCCATTGCGATTGCCCCGGATACACGAGGAGGCAAAACGGCCGGGAAGAAGTGAGGGAAGGCACCAGCCAGGAATGTGGAGGACCGGGCAACCTTCCACACGCAGGGGCACACCCGGCATTGCTGCCGGGCGTACCCTGCTGGAGAGTGAGCCTTGGGGAAGACTCTTGTGGACGAATGATGGTGTTTATGTCAGACGCGAGTTATCCGCAACCATCGGAAGCTGTTCGCGCGCAACCAAGGTGCGGGCCTTCGGCTTTCCAGTGCCCGAGAATGAACCGGGATCCGGCGTGTATCCCATGGCTTTTGTCACGCGTTTCTCGCCATCCACCAGCATGGCCAGCTTCACGATGAGCGCTTCAATTGCGCCCGCTTGTGCGTTCACTTCTTCGCTGGCGGCCGCGGACTCTTCCGAGCACGTGGCGTTGGCTTGTACCGCGCGGTTGATTTCGCAAATCGCCAGATTGATTTGTTCGAGACCTGTGCTTTGCTCGCGCGTGGCGGAGTGAATCTGCGTGATGAACTCCGACACCTGCAACGAACACTGTTCGATCTCGGTCAAGCCAAGCTGCACGCTTGCGGTGGCTTCCACGCCGAGCTCTGCGTTTTGACGAGATTCCTCGATCAGAGCGGCGGTGCTTTTCGCCGCTTCCGCGCTCCGCTGCGCCAGATTGCGGACTTCTTCCGCGACCACGGCGAACCCCTTGCCTGCCTCGCCGGCGCGCGCCGCTTCGACGGCCGCGTTCAGTGCCAGCAGGTTGGTTTGGAAGGCAATCTCGTCGATGCTCTTCATGATCTTCGCGGTTTCGTGCGCGGACGCGCGAATCTTGCCCATCGTCTCGTTCAGGCGTTCCATGGAAGCGCGGGCCTTGCCCACCGAGCCGCCCGAATCGTGGCAGATATGGCTGGCTTCGCTCACGTTGTCGACATTTTGCCGCGTCATCGACGAGATCTCTTCCACGGATGAGGAAGTCTCTTCAATGGACGAGGCCTGTTGCGCCGACGAGGATGCCACTTCTTCGCTTACTTGAGCGATTTGGTTGGACGCGGCCGTCAACTGAGACGAGCCTTCACGCAATTCGCGGATGATCTGTGCGATAGGCAGGCTGATGCTGCGCGCGATCAGAATCGCGACCACCATGCCGCCAAGCGAAATCGCAAGCATCATAACGAATGCGATCAGAACGGTTTCCGTAATAATCGCATCCGTTTCGTGTTGAAGCTCCTTTCCCAAGTCTTTGATGCACGCGTCAACCGACGCGGCTGCCGTCGCCATCTTCTCGTCGGCAGCCTGCTGTTTCTGGACGCCCGCATGGAATTGGGTCAATCCGTCTGAGTATTCGCGAATGTCGTTCTGAATTGAAGTGGCTACCGCAGTCATTTGGGTGTCCTGGCTCGTTGAGCGCGCCCAGGTCTCGACCCCTTTGGCCACCGTTTCGGCCTGCTTCTGTGCGGCGGTTTCCGACTCTTCGGTGGGGAAGGCCGTCAGATAGAGCGCGCGAACCCGCAACAGAAAGAACGGCTCCACAATGTTGGTGGTAAAGCCGGCGTCTTGACCAAAACTCGTCGTCAGCAGCGCTGGGTCGTTCGAAGCTTTCGCGGCGTCAATTGCCGGACCAAGCGTCTTCTGCCGCACTTCCCCAATGCTTGAAGTTATGTTCCAGCCGGCTTTGCTCAGCCGTTGAAACGCCTTGTCGCGCGATTGGCGGGCTGCAATCATCTCGTCGAACGAGGATTCGTAACCGGTCATGGCTTCTTGGGCCGCTTCGACTCGCTGCAATGCCGCGGCGGTAAGTTTCGGATTTGCCCCGATCTGGACGAACAAGTCTCGCAGCGACTGGTTGTTTTCACGCCACTTCGCGGGCAGATCCGCTTTGACTGCACCTTCGGACTGAGTTCCCAGGTCGATGGGTTGTGCCATGATGTCGCGGCGGAGAAAGCCTGCCTTTCCAAGCAGTACCTGGCATTGCGTTCCTTGTTCGTTCAACGCTACGATCCCCGCGATTCGCTTGACCTGCCACCAGCCTGAGAATCCTAGGGCTACAGTGCCAAGTATAATGATACTTATCCCTGCAAGTATCCGTATTGTCAAACTAGACTTTTTAAACATAGAAACCCCCTTTGGCGCACTTTGTTGGTAATCCTCTCGGCAAATCGACAACATAGGTGGATTGGTTGTCATGTGCGCGGCGTGTGGCATGCGCTTCGGCGTGACCTTCGGTGAGTACTAGACGACATTCCCCATGATGCCGCAATTCGCCAAGGCTGCAGTCTGCGCCGGCTCTCAGTCGGTTATCGGAAGGTTCGGATAGCGGGTCGAGTTCGTGTTGGCCTGATGCGCGACTTCCTCATACATAAAGAAAGGAGTCTCTCCGTCTCCTATCTTCACTGTATTGGTGTAGTGGACTCCACGACCGGCCAAAACATGCTCGTAGCTCCTAGTCCGGCCTTCCGAATCTCATCTGCAGGATGGAAATCGACGCGAATCGAATCGACAGATCTCACTCTGCGTTGCGAAGGCGGCAAAAGCGTTGTTTGCCAGCATAGCTCACACTCCCCATGATTCAGTCCTGTACCCCGACTGCAAGGAACTGTCGAAAGCTCCTCCTGGGCGTGGTGAATGAGACGACGGGAAAACTGTGGGAGACGCTGCCCGAAGCGAGACGGCACTAAGTGGGCAGCATCGGAAGCGGTATTCTTGGTGGTCGCTCTCCTTAAATTGCGAAATCCGATAAATCAAGTTTTTGAACTTGGTTTGCGGTGTATATTGAACTTACGTACAAATTATATTCGAATAAATGGCGAAATGCAAAAAGAATTCTAGTCTGCTCCTTCGTCCAAGTCTTCCTTGACTTGCCGTGCTCTACGTGGTATATTCTCGTTTGGTTGACACCTCAGCGGAGGGGTCTGCCTTTTTGGGCAGATTTGTAGTGGCGGAAAGGTGTCGCCCATTCTGCTTCGAAATCGTAACTATTTCATAACCAACAGTTTATTGGAGTCCCTTGGGCAAATACTCCCGAGAAGTGGTTACCCAGGTTCTCGCCGCTATCGACATTGTCGACATTATCGGCGGGGCTGTGGAACTCAAGCCCTCAGGCCACCGCTTACTAGGCCTGTGTCCGTTCCACAACGAGAAGACTCCTTCGTTTAGTGTCAGCCGCGAGCGCCAGCAATTCTACTGCTTTGGCTGTGAAAAAGGGGGAGACGCTCTGGCCTTCGTGATGGACTTTGAAGGACTGAGCTTTGCGGAGGCCCTGCGCAAGTTGGCTGATCGGGCGGGTGTGCAATTGCCTGCGCCCTCGGAACGGGAAAGCCGCGAAGACTTTGCGCGGCGCAACATTCTCGAATTGTATGCATTTGCCGCGCAATATTATGGGGAATTGTTGAAGAATCCCCTCAAAGGCGGCCGTGGCCGCACCTATCTCAAGACGCGCACACTGAAAGACGCGACCACCGCGAAGTTCGGTCTGGGTTACGCACCTGACAGCTATACGACCTTGGTTGAAGCGGCGCGCACCAAGAACATCAAGGACTACGTGCTTGAGAACTCGGGCTTGGCCAAGCGCGGAAATAAAGGCCTTTACGACTTGTTTCGCGAACGTCTCATGATTCCCATCCGCGACGTGATGGGGAACGTGGTCGCGTTTGGCGGACGGGATCTGACGGGAACGGCGCCCGGCAAATACATCAACAGTCCCGAAAACCCGGTCTATCGGAAGAGCCGCGTATTGTATGGACTTTTCGAGGCCCGCGACGGGCTTCGCCAGACCAAACAGGCGCTTTTGGTTGAAGGGTATTTCGACCTGATGCGCTGCTTTGACGCGGGTATCACCAATGTCGTGGCCACGTGCGGAACGGCACTGACAACCGAACAGGCCGCGCTCATACGCCGGTATGTGCCGGAAGTCGTGGTGGTTTATGACGGCGACCCCGCCGGCATTCGGGCAGCACTTCGCGGTGTGGCCATTCTGACTGCAGCGGGATTGACTGTTCGCGCGCTGGTGTTGCCAGACGGAAAAGATCCCGATGACTTCATCCGGGATGCCGGAGGCGATGCGTTCCGCGCGTTGGTCGACGGGGCGCTGAACTTTGTGACGTTTTACATACGCCTCAATGGCGACCGCCTTGGCACGATTGAGGGCCGCACGACCGTGGCTCGGGAAGTGTTTACGATCGTTCAGAGTATCGACGACACCATGCGGGTTGACGAGTACCTGAAACTGGTCGCCCGGGAATTGCAGTTGGATGAATGGAACGTGCGCCGCGAGTTTGCCGCGCAGTTGCAGCAACGCGACGTCGAACGCTCCATAGAGGTGCGACGTGCCCCTTCGTCGGAGCGCAAACCCATTCATCCCGACGACCAGGCGTTCCTGGCGGCGATTCTGGCCGTGGAACCCCTGCGTGACCGTGCACGGGAGGGTCTGAAAGGCGTCGAGTTGGGTGAGGGGCCGGTGGCGGACGTGCTCGGGGCCATCTGCAAGGCAGGTAACGACCTATCGGGCCTTCGGTTCGAGGATGAGGCAGCGCAGGCCCTGTTTGCCGCCGCGGCCAACCAGCCCCCTATGCCGTCTGACAAGGCGGAAGCGCTGGTGGAAAAGCGCATTTGCAGTCTTAAGCGCGAGGTTCTGATGGCAAAGTCAGCCCGCGTTCAGGAACAGATTCGAGAAGCAGAGCGTTCAAGGGATTTGGAACGCATAAGTCAGTTGTTATCAACAAAAGTAGGCATTGATCGGGAAATACAGAAGCTCGGTGCGGCGTAACCGGAGAACCG is part of the Candidatus Hydrogenedentota bacterium genome and encodes:
- a CDS encoding methyl-accepting chemotaxis protein — translated: MNEQGTQCQVLLGKAGFLRRDIMAQPIDLGTQSEGAVKADLPAKWRENNQSLRDLFVQIGANPKLTAAALQRVEAAQEAMTGYESSFDEMIAARQSRDKAFQRLSKAGWNITSSIGEVRQKTLGPAIDAAKASNDPALLTTSFGQDAGFTTNIVEPFFLLRVRALYLTAFPTEESETAAQKQAETVAKGVETWARSTSQDTQMTAVATSIQNDIREYSDGLTQFHAGVQKQQAADEKMATAAASVDACIKDLGKELQHETDAIITETVLIAFVMMLAISLGGMVVAILIARSISLPIAQIIRELREGSSQLTAASNQIAQVSEEVASSSAQQASSIEETSSSVEEISSMTRQNVDNVSEASHICHDSGGSVGKARASMERLNETMGKIRASAHETAKIMKSIDEIAFQTNLLALNAAVEAARAGEAGKGFAVVAEEVRNLAQRSAEAAKSTAALIEESRQNAELGVEATASVQLGLTEIEQCSLQVSEFITQIHSATREQSTGLEQINLAICEINRAVQANATCSEESAAASEEVNAQAGAIEALIVKLAMLVDGEKRVTKAMGYTPDPGSFSGTGKPKARTLVAREQLPMVADNSRLT
- the dnaG gene encoding DNA primase, which codes for MGKYSREVVTQVLAAIDIVDIIGGAVELKPSGHRLLGLCPFHNEKTPSFSVSRERQQFYCFGCEKGGDALAFVMDFEGLSFAEALRKLADRAGVQLPAPSERESREDFARRNILELYAFAAQYYGELLKNPLKGGRGRTYLKTRTLKDATTAKFGLGYAPDSYTTLVEAARTKNIKDYVLENSGLAKRGNKGLYDLFRERLMIPIRDVMGNVVAFGGRDLTGTAPGKYINSPENPVYRKSRVLYGLFEARDGLRQTKQALLVEGYFDLMRCFDAGITNVVATCGTALTTEQAALIRRYVPEVVVVYDGDPAGIRAALRGVAILTAAGLTVRALVLPDGKDPDDFIRDAGGDAFRALVDGALNFVTFYIRLNGDRLGTIEGRTTVAREVFTIVQSIDDTMRVDEYLKLVARELQLDEWNVRREFAAQLQQRDVERSIEVRRAPSSERKPIHPDDQAFLAAILAVEPLRDRAREGLKGVELGEGPVADVLGAICKAGNDLSGLRFEDEAAQALFAAAANQPPMPSDKAEALVEKRICSLKREVLMAKSARVQEQIREAERSRDLERISQLLSTKVGIDREIQKLGAA